A stretch of the Lolium perenne isolate Kyuss_39 chromosome 3, Kyuss_2.0, whole genome shotgun sequence genome encodes the following:
- the LOC127343335 gene encoding uncharacterized protein, protein MTKMVLKVPMVCKKCKSCSLQIVSKIKGIKSMTFDEEKNTLTVVGEVDVVKVVAKLRKAKHPATVVTVSDEKKEAEEKKKKDEEEKKKKEKEAEEKKKKEIAAAMMQYCPKAYCPKPYPQPAYCYTVDDHPGSCTIV, encoded by the exons ATGACGAAG ATGGTGCTTAAGGTGCCGATGGTCTGCAAGAAGTGCAAATCCTGCTCCCTGCAGATTGTCTCGAAGATCAAAG GCATCAAGTCGATGACGTTCGACGAGGAGAAGAACACGCTGACGGTGGTGGGGGAAGTGGACGTCGTGAAGGTGGTGGCCAAGCTGCGCAAGGCGAAGCACCCGGCGACGGTGGTGACGGTGAGCGACGAGAAGAAGGAGgccgaggagaagaagaagaaggacgaggaggagaagaagaagaaggagaaggaagcggaggagaagaagaagaaggagatcgccGCCGCGATGATGCAGTACTGCCCCAAGGCGTACTGCCCCAAGCCTTACCCGCAACCAGCTTACTGCTACACCGTCGACGACCACCCCGGCTCCTGCACCATCGTCTGA